The Maridesulfovibrio salexigens DSM 2638 region AGTTCAAAATATTAAGACGGCAAAATATTAGATGCTGTTTGCAAGCCTTCTGATATTCAACTATTAGATTTAACATTTTCCCCGGCTACCAAAGGATTGCTGTCCTTTTCGTAAAACACCTCGGGATCCCATGTTACGTTTTTCTTAATTATTTTTGCAGGATTTCCGGCGGCAAGGCACTGCGGAGGAATTTTTTTACTGAGAACTGTACGGGCTCCAAGTATTGAGTCGTGTCCAATGGTTGCTCCTTTTAATAGCACAGCTTCATAGCCGATCCAGACATGATTGCCGATGGTTATATCCCGACCATGATTGATGCGCTTACCTGTAGTGGCGTCAACGATTGAGTGAGCGTCTCCGGTCCAAGCGTGTACACCATAGCTTATGAGACAATCTTCGCCGATAATAATTTTGGTGCCGACCT contains the following coding sequences:
- a CDS encoding acyltransferase, which gives rise to MKNTDNINILGDRNSLEYESSSISNASIDIIGNDNVIKIHPSAQLGSVKIVLRGDRHRLFVGRNVKISAGLLRLIHGAGLIAIGAGTTIVEAEIISFEVGTKIIIGEDCLISYGVHAWTGDAHSIVDATTGKRINHGRDITIGNHVWIGYEAVLLKGATIGHDSILGARTVLSKKIPPQCLAAGNPAKIIKKNVTWDPEVFYEKDSNPLVAGENVKSNS